AAGAGTTGTTCAATTATAGGCATTCCTCATTACGCATGGTGATTGAACGATGCTTTGGCGTCTTGAAGGCGAGGTTCCCTGTTTTGACTGGAATGCACTCCTTCTCTATCTCTAGGCAACGGCTGATTGTGACTGCTTGTTGTGCATTGCACAACTTTATTCGCATGTATAATCGGGCAGATGAACTGTTCCATGTGTGGGAAGGATCATTTGTGCGTAATGGAGACGCAAACATAGCAGGAGTTGCACGCGTAGGTAGTGGGGGCACTGAGGAAGCTTTTAATTCTCGGGCACAACGAGCAATGTCGGAGTATCGTGATGTGATAACTGCTGCTATGTGGGCAGATTACATTGTTCAATGATTGAGGTAGATGggcattattttattaaaatgtggATGGCATGGAACTTTGTATAAGTTTAGATGAAGATTActgtgttttgttgttgttataggTTTGTATAACGGAGTAGTGAGCCTCTTTAATTTGGACTGCAGCGGCTCTTACTGTTGTTTTTGGTGAACTTAATGG
The Quercus lobata isolate SW786 chromosome 10, ValleyOak3.0 Primary Assembly, whole genome shotgun sequence DNA segment above includes these coding regions:
- the LOC115964966 gene encoding uncharacterized protein LOC115964966 produces the protein MVITRIAGSYYLVDSGYAIGSAFLPPHKSTRYHAQEFRGANRQPSTPQELFNYRHSSLRMVIERCFGVLKARFPVLTGMHSFSISRQRLIVTACCALHNFIRMYNRADELFHVWEGSFVRNGDANIAGVARVGSGGTEEAFNSRAQRAMSEYRDVITAAMWADYIVQ